One window of the Candidatus Hydrogenedentota bacterium genome contains the following:
- a CDS encoding methylated-DNA--[protein]-cysteine S-methyltransferase, giving the protein MPMDAADFLYDTAWGPVYGLFSNTGLRELRLPNPAAPLRPYLLHSRTNRVLGRRLGQLLEGYFAGVRVDFAEIPFDPSAGTPFQRRVWDAARGIPFGAALTYGELAARIGAPGAARAVGSALGANPACIVVPCHRVLAASGGLGGFSAGLDWKRRLLALEGVAVRG; this is encoded by the coding sequence ATGCCCATGGACGCCGCCGATTTTCTTTATGACACTGCCTGGGGTCCGGTTTACGGGCTCTTTTCGAACACGGGTCTTCGGGAACTGCGTCTGCCGAACCCCGCCGCACCCCTGCGCCCCTATCTGCTGCACTCGCGCACAAACCGGGTGCTGGGCCGCCGTCTGGGTCAGTTGCTGGAGGGCTATTTCGCGGGGGTGCGGGTGGATTTTGCGGAGATTCCCTTCGACCCGTCGGCGGGCACTCCGTTCCAGCGCCGGGTGTGGGATGCGGCGCGGGGCATCCCCTTTGGCGCGGCCCTGACCTACGGGGAACTTGCCGCGCGCATCGGCGCGCCCGGCGCGGCCCGAGCGGTGGGTTCAGCCCTCGGGGCGAACCCGGCGTGCATTGTGGTGCCCTGCCACCGGGTGCTCGCCGCCAGCGGCGGGTTGGGCGGGTTTAGCGCGGGATTGGACTGGAAACGGCGCCTGCTGGCGCTGGAGGGCGTGGCGGTGCGGGGCTGA
- a CDS encoding carbon-nitrogen hydrolase — translation MPINNGYTVGVVQMRMGPDGDANQAHALELVRRAAAQGAQVICLPELYRSQYFCQKEDAALFDLAEPLDGVSLPAFQALARELGVAVVVPFFERRAPGLYHNSAAVVDADGSLAGLYRKMHIPDDPAYYEKFYFTPGDLGFRAFDTAFGRIGVLICWDQWYPEGARLTALQGATTLFFPTAIGWHPHEKAEYGAAQRDSWQIVQRGHAVANGCYVAAANRTGFERPVPEQAGIEFWGSSFVVGPQGQPLASAGVEEEEILLARVDLDHLETIRRNWPFLRDRRIDAYSGITRRWLDGLPE, via the coding sequence TTGCCTATCAACAACGGATACACCGTCGGCGTGGTCCAGATGCGCATGGGACCCGACGGCGACGCGAACCAGGCGCACGCGCTGGAATTGGTGCGCCGGGCGGCGGCACAGGGCGCGCAGGTGATTTGCCTGCCGGAGCTGTACCGCTCGCAATATTTCTGCCAGAAAGAGGACGCCGCCCTGTTTGACCTGGCGGAGCCGCTGGACGGGGTCTCCCTCCCGGCGTTTCAGGCGCTGGCCAGGGAACTGGGCGTCGCGGTGGTGGTGCCCTTCTTCGAGCGGCGCGCGCCGGGGCTCTACCACAATTCGGCGGCGGTGGTGGACGCGGACGGTTCCCTGGCGGGCCTCTACCGGAAAATGCACATCCCCGACGACCCGGCCTATTATGAGAAGTTCTATTTCACTCCCGGCGACCTTGGCTTTCGCGCCTTCGACACGGCTTTTGGCCGGATTGGCGTGCTCATCTGCTGGGACCAGTGGTATCCCGAGGGCGCGCGCCTGACGGCGCTCCAAGGCGCCACTACGCTGTTCTTCCCCACGGCCATCGGCTGGCACCCCCATGAAAAGGCGGAGTACGGCGCGGCCCAGCGGGACTCGTGGCAGATCGTGCAGCGAGGCCACGCCGTCGCCAACGGCTGCTATGTTGCGGCGGCCAACCGCACGGGTTTCGAGCGGCCCGTGCCGGAGCAGGCGGGCATCGAGTTCTGGGGTTCTTCCTTCGTCGTGGGTCCGCAGGGCCAGCCCCTGGCGTCGGCGGGCGTGGAGGAGGAGGAGATTCTGCTGGCGCGGGTGGACCTGGACCATCTGGAGACCATCCGCCGGAACTGGCCTTTCCTGCGCGACCGGCGCATTGACGCCTACAGCGGCATCACCCGCCGCTGGCTGGACGGTTTGCCCGAATGA
- a CDS encoding agmatine deiminase family protein — translation MPAEWEPQRAVHLAWPANKEDWPGKFQPIPWVITEIIRQATAEGGRVFLAAVSERHAAQARRFLLRVEVDAARVDIVVRPLDRGWMRDISPFFVTGPKGARAAVRFRFNGWAKYGNHKLDDQWPAFSTKERGWPLVEAVWNGAPVVLEGGAVDSNGRGALLTTEECLLDPETQTRNPGFTRKDYEGLFRKWLGIRQVIWLGKGIAGDDTHGHVDDLCRFVNPNTVVLCREPDGKDANHRALEENRERLQGVRLANGQSLDVVELPMPAPVVFDGMRLPASYANFLIAYGRVIVPTFNDPNDRKALGILAELFPDRVVAGVHAVDLVWGLGTVHCLSHEEPEVSG, via the coding sequence ATGCCCGCCGAATGGGAGCCCCAGCGGGCGGTGCATCTGGCCTGGCCCGCGAACAAAGAGGACTGGCCCGGCAAGTTTCAGCCCATTCCGTGGGTCATCACGGAAATCATCCGCCAGGCCACGGCGGAGGGCGGGCGCGTGTTTCTCGCCGCCGTCTCGGAGCGCCATGCGGCGCAGGCCCGGCGCTTTCTCCTCAGGGTGGAGGTGGACGCGGCGCGGGTGGACATCGTGGTCCGCCCGCTGGACCGGGGCTGGATGCGTGACATCTCGCCGTTCTTCGTGACCGGTCCCAAGGGCGCGCGCGCCGCCGTGCGGTTCCGTTTCAACGGCTGGGCGAAGTACGGCAACCACAAGCTGGACGACCAGTGGCCCGCCTTTTCCACGAAAGAGCGGGGCTGGCCCCTGGTGGAGGCGGTGTGGAACGGCGCGCCGGTGGTGCTGGAGGGCGGTGCGGTGGACTCCAACGGCCGGGGCGCGCTGCTCACGACGGAGGAGTGCCTGCTGGACCCGGAAACGCAGACCCGGAACCCCGGCTTCACACGGAAGGACTATGAGGGGCTCTTCCGCAAATGGCTGGGCATCCGCCAAGTGATCTGGTTGGGAAAGGGCATCGCGGGGGACGACACCCACGGGCATGTGGACGACCTGTGCCGTTTTGTGAACCCGAACACGGTGGTGCTCTGCCGGGAACCGGACGGCAAAGACGCGAACCACCGCGCGCTGGAGGAGAACCGCGAACGGCTTCAGGGGGTGCGCCTGGCAAACGGCCAAAGCCTCGATGTGGTGGAACTGCCCATGCCCGCGCCGGTGGTCTTCGACGGCATGCGCCTGCCCGCGAGCTACGCCAATTTCCTGATTGCCTACGGCAGGGTGATCGTGCCGACCTTCAACGACCCCAACGACCGGAAGGCCCTGGGGATTCTGGCGGAGTTGTTCCCGGACCGGGTGGTGGCGGGGGTGCATGCCGTGGACCTGGTCTGGGGGCTGGGCACCGTGCACTGCCTGAGCCATGAGGAGCCGGAGGTGTCGGGGTGA